From Acipenser ruthenus chromosome 2, fAciRut3.2 maternal haplotype, whole genome shotgun sequence, a single genomic window includes:
- the LOC117409564 gene encoding doublesex- and mab-3-related transcription factor A1-like isoform X1 has protein sequence MDATSSRPLLPSGLPGHSPLSLSVSGLQMSSSLLRPPPLFLRAAAAAACNPSLERGYPRTPKCARCRNHGVVSALKGHKRFCRWRDCVCAKCTLIAERQRVMAAQVALRRQQAQEESEARDLQFLYPAAGSSEQGLAVTTATGVTRASGIATPITPCYEVFGMGDQKGEEKTHKYDFYSGFMGRPLLFPHTGQMPSTLDKTSSPSLIREKSPSALEKAEDDADIQSPGSDQLSERGGSPRSLSSLDLESGSESERPKDFPSPRSSLPGSSSRQRDPTDIMLKIFPHHKRDMLDCVVQNCKGDIVQAIEQVLNSKEHKDNPNGTESTVSEPSNLQQSSSFGLPGVGLGLSMGLGTKSAFSPLQTTPTTLGSDTNIYGLTPRLSINPLRLAYSTSGRGITGFMSPYVTPGLMPALQFRPPMDYSFPGMIRDFSYFQNKESLCNTGLYSRVNQENQ, from the exons ATGGATGCAACAAGTAGCAGACCCCTTTTACCGTCTGGCTTGCCAGGACATTCCCCCTTATCCCTCTCGGTTTCTGGGTTGCAGATGTCGTCTTCTTTGCTGCGACCACCGCCACTTTTCCTCCGAGCTGCTGCCGCTGCTGCCTGCAACCCTTCCTTGGAGCGGGGCTACCCCCGTACCCCGAAGTGTGCCAGGTGTAGAAACCACGGAGTGGTGTCGGCTCTGAAGGGCCATAAGCGCTTCTGTCGCTGGAGGGACTGCGTGTGCGCCAAGTGCACCCTGATTGCCGAGAGACAGAGGGTGATGGCAGCACAGGTGGCTCTGCGGAGGCAGCAGGCGCAGGAGGAGAGCGAGGCCCGAGACCTGCAGTTTCTGTACCCGGCAGCTGGAAGTAGCGAGCAGGGACTGGCTGTGACAACAGCTACAGGAGTGACCAGAGCTTCAGGTATTGCGACACCAATAACACCGTGTTACGAGGTCTTTGGGATGGGTGACCAGAAAGGAG aAGAGAAGACGCACAAATATGACTTCTACAGTGGGTTCATGGGACGCCCCTTGCTTTTCCCGCATACAGGTCAGATGCCCTCTACTTTAGATAAGACATCCAGTCCAAGCCTTATCAGAGAAAAATCACCTTCTGCTTTAGAGAAGGCAGAAGATGACGCTGACATTCAGTCACCTGGATCAGATCAACTTTCTGAACGAGGTGGAAGTCCAAGGTCACTGTCTTCTTTAGACCTGGAATCAGGCAGTGAATCTGAAAGACCAAAAGACTTTCCATCCCCGAGGTCCAGCCTTCCTGGGTCTTCCTCGAGGCAGAGGGATCCCACTGATATCATGTTGAAAATCTTCCCTCACCATAAACGTGATATGTTGGACTGTGTAGTGCAGAATTGCAAGGGGGATATAGTCCAGGCCATAGAGCAGGTGTTAAATTCAAAAGAACATAAGGATAACCCCAATGGTACCGAAAGCACCGTTTCTGAACCTAGTAATCTGCAACAATCTTCAAGTTTTGGACTACCTGGAGTCGGTTTAGGACTTAGCATGGGGCTTGGCACAAAGTCAGCTTTCTCTCCCCTTCAAACCACCCCAACCACGCTTGGAAGTGACACCAATATCTACGGTTTAACCCCGCGACTCAGTATCAATCCGCTGCGTCTTGCATATTCAACATCTGGAAGGGGGATAACAGGTTTCATGTCTCCCTATGTAACACCGGGGCTCATGCCAGCATTGCAATTTCGCCCACCAATGGACTATTCGTTTCCAGGAATGATAAGAGACTTTTCCTACTTTCAGAACAAAGAATCTTTATGCAATACAGGACTTTACTCTAGAGTAAACCAAGAAAACCAGTGA
- the LOC117409564 gene encoding doublesex- and mab-3-related transcription factor A1-like isoform X2 — MDATSSRPLLPSGLPGHSPLSLSVSGLQMSSSLLRPPPLFLRAAAAAACNPSLERGYPRTPKCARCRNHGVVSALKGHKRFCRWRDCVCAKCTLIAERQRVMAAQVALRRQQAQEESEARDLQFLYPAAGSSEQGLAVTTATGVTRASEEKTHKYDFYSGFMGRPLLFPHTGQMPSTLDKTSSPSLIREKSPSALEKAEDDADIQSPGSDQLSERGGSPRSLSSLDLESGSESERPKDFPSPRSSLPGSSSRQRDPTDIMLKIFPHHKRDMLDCVVQNCKGDIVQAIEQVLNSKEHKDNPNGTESTVSEPSNLQQSSSFGLPGVGLGLSMGLGTKSAFSPLQTTPTTLGSDTNIYGLTPRLSINPLRLAYSTSGRGITGFMSPYVTPGLMPALQFRPPMDYSFPGMIRDFSYFQNKESLCNTGLYSRVNQENQ; from the exons ATGGATGCAACAAGTAGCAGACCCCTTTTACCGTCTGGCTTGCCAGGACATTCCCCCTTATCCCTCTCGGTTTCTGGGTTGCAGATGTCGTCTTCTTTGCTGCGACCACCGCCACTTTTCCTCCGAGCTGCTGCCGCTGCTGCCTGCAACCCTTCCTTGGAGCGGGGCTACCCCCGTACCCCGAAGTGTGCCAGGTGTAGAAACCACGGAGTGGTGTCGGCTCTGAAGGGCCATAAGCGCTTCTGTCGCTGGAGGGACTGCGTGTGCGCCAAGTGCACCCTGATTGCCGAGAGACAGAGGGTGATGGCAGCACAGGTGGCTCTGCGGAGGCAGCAGGCGCAGGAGGAGAGCGAGGCCCGAGACCTGCAGTTTCTGTACCCGGCAGCTGGAAGTAGCGAGCAGGGACTGGCTGTGACAACAGCTACAGGAGTGACCAGAGCTTCAG aAGAGAAGACGCACAAATATGACTTCTACAGTGGGTTCATGGGACGCCCCTTGCTTTTCCCGCATACAGGTCAGATGCCCTCTACTTTAGATAAGACATCCAGTCCAAGCCTTATCAGAGAAAAATCACCTTCTGCTTTAGAGAAGGCAGAAGATGACGCTGACATTCAGTCACCTGGATCAGATCAACTTTCTGAACGAGGTGGAAGTCCAAGGTCACTGTCTTCTTTAGACCTGGAATCAGGCAGTGAATCTGAAAGACCAAAAGACTTTCCATCCCCGAGGTCCAGCCTTCCTGGGTCTTCCTCGAGGCAGAGGGATCCCACTGATATCATGTTGAAAATCTTCCCTCACCATAAACGTGATATGTTGGACTGTGTAGTGCAGAATTGCAAGGGGGATATAGTCCAGGCCATAGAGCAGGTGTTAAATTCAAAAGAACATAAGGATAACCCCAATGGTACCGAAAGCACCGTTTCTGAACCTAGTAATCTGCAACAATCTTCAAGTTTTGGACTACCTGGAGTCGGTTTAGGACTTAGCATGGGGCTTGGCACAAAGTCAGCTTTCTCTCCCCTTCAAACCACCCCAACCACGCTTGGAAGTGACACCAATATCTACGGTTTAACCCCGCGACTCAGTATCAATCCGCTGCGTCTTGCATATTCAACATCTGGAAGGGGGATAACAGGTTTCATGTCTCCCTATGTAACACCGGGGCTCATGCCAGCATTGCAATTTCGCCCACCAATGGACTATTCGTTTCCAGGAATGATAAGAGACTTTTCCTACTTTCAGAACAAAGAATCTTTATGCAATACAGGACTTTACTCTAGAGTAAACCAAGAAAACCAGTGA